A region from the Geobacillus vulcani PSS1 genome encodes:
- a CDS encoding autorepressor SdpR family transcription factor encodes MSFNEAFKAIADPTRRKILTLLREGELTAGEIASHFAMQKPSVSHHLKILKQADLVQDRRRGQHIYYSLNTTVFQDLLRWFYDFVEKGERHDER; translated from the coding sequence TTGTCGTTCAACGAGGCGTTTAAAGCGATTGCTGATCCGACGCGCCGGAAGATTTTAACGTTGCTCCGGGAAGGAGAGTTGACGGCAGGAGAAATCGCTTCGCATTTTGCTATGCAAAAGCCGAGCGTATCGCATCATTTGAAAATTCTCAAGCAGGCTGATTTGGTGCAAGACCGGCGTAGGGGACAGCATATCTACTACTCTCTGAACACGACGGTGTTTCAAGATTTGCTTCGCTGGTTTTACGATTTTGTCGAAAAGGGGGAGAGACATGATGAACGTTAG